A window of Bos mutus isolate GX-2022 chromosome 3, NWIPB_WYAK_1.1, whole genome shotgun sequence genomic DNA:
ttttgaagaagaGATGCTGTACAAACGGGAAGAAATCCCGGTCTCACTGGGCAAGGGCTTTAAGGTGGCAGTGAAAAGAAATTTTTTCAGCTCTTCTCTGCCTTTAATAAAGTCTTACTGTATTTGAAAGTTTGGTTGAGACTACCGTCTCAGGATCTGTCCCTTTTCAAGGCCTCTCATTAATGAGCATTATAACTCCCTGTTTAGGGACGTGCGCGGCCAGCCTTCAGTCTCAGTCCCCGAAGCCGGGCGCAAAAACGCGACGCAACCGCCAGGGGGCGCAGACCTCGGGCCCGTCAGCGAGACTTGGGGCGGGGTCAGCTGCGGGGCGGGCCCTGGAGTGACTTCCGGTTTCCGGCGGAGCCGTGGGCGGACCGGTGCCGCAGTCATGGCAGCGGAAGAGAAGGATCCTCTGAGCTATTTCGCGGCATACGGCAGCAGCAGCTCAGGCTCCTCGGACGAGGAGGATAACAGCGAGCCGGAGGAAACAAGTCGTAAGGGTCAAGATACAGCGAAGTCTGCCGGCGGCTATGGGAACAAGGCAGAGAAGCGGCTGCCTGGACCAGACGAGCTGTTCCGGAGCGTGACTCGCCCGGCCTTTCTTTACAATCCGCTCAACAAACAGATAGACTGGGAGAGGCATGTCGTCAAAGCTCCAGAGGAGGTGAGGTCCCCGACCCCGTTTCTCGATCTTGGTCCCAGCCTCCGCCCCCTTCCTCCTGAGCCCCGTCTTGGGGACCAGCTGTCCGCCCCTCACACGCAGTCACGCCCTGCGGGATGCCGCACCACCCTCTCCCACTTCCAGCCCTGGGGAGCCCTGGCCCCTTTCCCCCAGCCTGGTGGGTGTCATACTGGACCCGCAGCCCCCACCCCCTTGTGAGGAGACCCAAACCTCCACACTCGGTGCCCTGACCCCGCGCGGCGAGGACTAACGGTGGTGACTCCCCCGCCCCCTGCTGCAGCTTCTCCCCGAGACCCCTTCCCTTTGACGCCGAAGTGCCTGCGGTGCTGCCTCCAAGACAGTGTCTGCTGCAGCCTCCTGAAGGGGTCAGCCTTGGCGTAGTATCTGAGACTGGATTCTTCTTTGGTAACTAAAAGTTATTAGCTTTATTCGTACAGGGAACCCTTTGGCTTTTCACTTAACAGTATTGTGATTTTGATGGAAAAATGTGtctttaaaccttaaaaaaaaaagtcaacctgAATAGTAAGCGAACGGCAGGGAGTTGCATGTGCCCACATCGATTATAGAAACCTCGGTTCGTCACAGTGCTTTTAATGTGTTTGCTTAACAGCCTCCAAAGGAATTCAAAATATGGAAGTCACACTATGTACCACCTCCGGAGACCTACTCTACAGAGAAGAAACCTCCCCCTCCAGAGCTggatatggcaataaaatggtcTAACATATATGAGGACAATGGTGATGATGCCCCACAGAATGCTAAGAAAGCTAGGCTTCTACCAGAAGGGGAAGAGACAGTGGAATCAGGTAAGGAATGTCAGATTCCAGTGGTAATACCTTTTGATCCCTgtgatgaattttaaaagaacgagatatttaatgaatgaaatttaaatcTATTGAGTTAAACTGATTATGATGGTCTTTGGATATCTTTTGCTCTGTTTTTGAGAAAGGTCataaaatattcaggatttaAAGTGAAATCTTTGATATCTCAACCAGCATTATATGTGATATATGATGTCTTATTGTTAGAGCAACGTGAGTTACTTCATAAACTCTTTGTTGTAATCACAGTTGTGAAGTGGTGAAGGTTTTACTTTATATCAAAGCAGTTGTGCTTTAGAGCTAAAATTAGTGTCACAAAATGAATTTCTTACCGTTAATACATAATGATTAAAAATAGTAGTAAGATAATGACTTAGTTGTCTTGCCTTAGTTCTAATATTGTAATTCCATCTCTTGCTTGGATTTtaagtgttaggtagttagaataggaaaaaggagtcataAGTAATCTCAGTAATCTCTGCTTCCATACTTTTACCCACTCCACCTTCTGGCCTCACTTGCTTAAAACCCTTCACAGCAGCAGTCCTCTGTGATAGActgcctttttctctccctcatttCACATGGCCCCCTTGTAGTAGtttatgtgctcagttgcatctgactctttgcagccccatgcactgtagcctgccaggcccctctgtctatggcattttccaggcgaAAGTACTAGAGGGGGTTGCTCCTAAGATCTTAAAATTCAGCACTGAATAGACCAAGCTGTGTAATGGTTCCATACCTTTAATGTTCCATACATGTTTCACCTTAGTCTGTGGTTAAATGTCTGTTCCTCTGTACCCTGTCTcacatgcatgtgcatgctcagtcactcagtcatgttccactctttttcatgtccaactcttggcaaccttatggactgtagcctgccaggctgctctgtccacgggatttcccaggcaggaatcctggagtgagttgccattcccttctccagggcatcttgcccacctgagtctcctgtgtctcctgcattggcaggtggagtctttacccactgagccacctgggcttcccatgGATGGCACTTACCACTTTTTTTATGTGCTGTTTGTTCATAAGTCTGTCTCCTTTATAAAAATGAGTTTCTTAAATACCAGGATCCAGGGGTTATTTATGTTTGTATTTCCATTTGTAGtacattttaagtatttaatgGATTATTGGACTAAATATTTTTGACTGTCATTTTTATGGAAGAGTGTGCCGTTTTCTTAAACAAATTTCTGATCTTCCCATAATACAAGTGCTACTTTACTTAGCTCCTTTATAACTGTAGAGAATTTTCTTGTGAGAGAAAGGGTAACAAACTGGTAGAAGGTCTTActccagtttttgtttgtttgcgtTTTTTAAGGAATAGGATATTTATTCAGATCTAAAGTATCTTTTCACAAAATTAATACTTGTCaattccaaatggaaaaaaacagtAACTTTATTTTGGAGTTACTTCATTGTAGAGAAGCCTGGAAGACACAATTTTAATCAAGTGATTGAACATCGTAAGTAATAGGACAAATCAAAACTGAGTGTCACTTGAACACAGCATCACGTTGGTGACATTCCTGTCAAACGCAAACATATCCAAATTGAAGGATATTCCACAAAAGAATGAGCTGAGTCTTCAAAAGTATCAAGATcatgaaagtcaaagaaagatTAAAGAAACAGTTTTAACTAACCCTAAAGAGATGAACAGTTAAATGCAGTATACACTCTGCAGTgtatattctctttctttttttttttttttactataaaagaTATTACTCTCCAGTTATGATTCTACctggtttttccatttctttcatgaCTTCTGGTGTGAATTAGAAATCACTAGTGAAGGCATATTTTCAGTAAATGGCATCTCTTTGGAGATGCCAAATGAAGTGGACATTTAAAAAGCCtcatattttataatagttttatatAGTTAATAAAAAGCACTTTTGCATAAATTACGTTTAATCCTTACAACCCCTGTGAAACCATTAGGGAAATGTCAAAACGAAAGCTtatgtgacttgtccaaggtcacaaaactaGACAATGCCAAGCTCTAAAATACTACTTTTACATAAGTTTTCTAGTTTATTACTCATAGCAACCTAGTACAGAGTTAGTACATTTGTTATTACTGTTTGTAGACAAGAAAACAGTTGCAGCTTAAAGAATTTGCCTAGCTTCACACAAGTAGGAAGAGACAGAATAGgaatcagatttttaaatggaaatgatgCTTTATTAAATTGGGGTTTAGTCTCTTGATGTTTTCCAAGCCAGAGTGCTTGAGGAGTAGTTCTCCTGTGGGAAGAATTGGCAGTAAGGCCATTAGAGTTGATATTCAATCCGGGGTGTCAATAGGCTGGTGTTCGTCTATCTTTGTTCCTGTGTGGAAAAGCCTAGGCTTATATACCAGGACAAACAAGTAGAaagaattatctttttttccaGCTTGCCTTTTAAATTCAGATAGAAGAAAATATGTGTCAGATAATGCTGCTAGTCCCATGATAATTTCTGACCTTTTGATCACAGGATGGCCCTCCACTAGgaagtggatgttggcaatgtcaAAACACAAAAGGATCCCAGTGCTCAGCCAGCTTAAAGCTGGATTATGAGATTGAAAGATAATACTGAAATCTTCAATTCTGACTTCGATGTTGGTTGTTGAGTATAACTATCctttttttgtaataaatacCTTCCTTCTTAGAagtgatttttgccattttaGTCTCCTGTGCCATGTTAACAAGTCAACTTCCCATCatctttttttagctttttttaaaattcataaaatatcttGTATTAGAAGTTCCACACTcttaaattatctcattttttagATTATCAGATAActttgattttacttttcttctcattttctgccCTTTGGCGTCTTTTTACCAGTTAACTCCTTCTAGATAGAAGAAGCTGGGAAAAATTCAGAACTCGTTACAGAGCCTTACTACTTACCAGCATTTGTTTAAAGAATTTATAAAGTTAGTTTCTGTCAATAATTTAAACTTGTTTGCTTCAAGTGATGTGAATTCCATATAAAACAACTGCTTCCTTACTAGTGCATCTGTAGTATATAGCACAGAGTAAGAAACTCAGTAAAGTTGATTAGACacttcaagtttctttttttttccctaaggcaTTGCCTTGTTATATCACTAGATGGCATTAGCTCTTCTGTTCAGCAACTGGTAGGAAGTTATTTTTCTAGCCTCAgtagtttgtttttcttgttattcAGTAAGTGTATTTGTAGTGACAGACTAAAAGCAGAAGTGTCTCAGGATCATCTTTTTAGAATATGTTAGCAGTGCATTTTCTAGTAGAGTTTAAaagtaatttcaatttttatattactAGTGAAAAGAATCTCAAAAGTCAGGCATGGTGATAattaaaatccaattaaaaaacaaagaccttGGCTGGTTTTGAAGATGCATTACCTGCTTTGATACTAATTATTGTCCATATCAACAAAGGAAATATTCTGAATTTGGTAGTTATCGGAAGGGAATTGAAGGCTTGGGGGggggggttgtttgtttgttttaatttatttatgtttggctgagttgggtcttagttgcctcatgcaaaatctttttttttgtggcGCTTGGACTCTAgttgggcacatgggctcagtagttgccatgtgagggcttagttgctcaaaggcaggtgggatcttagttccctgatccacatcccttgcattgcaaggcagattcttaaccactagaccaccaggaaagtcccggcttaaaattttaagtttatttttcccATAATGAGTTTGTGATccgaaaaacaaatgaacaaacaaaacagaagcagactccttgataaagagaacaaactggtggttgccagaagggaAGGAGTTAGGGGACAGGTGAAATATGTGAgtgggattaagaggtacaaacttccagctataaaataagttaaagcacagggatgtaatgtacagcataggcaatatagtcaataatactgtaataactcTGTACGGTGACAGGtgataactagacttattgtggtgatcatttcataatgtataaaaatatcaaatcactatgttgtacacctgaaactaatgtgtcaactataatccaattaaaaaaaagagtagtgACAGAACTCCTCAGTCTTTATCAGAAGAATATCAAAAAATAACATGTAAAAATGACTGTAAAGTCATTTTGTAAATGTGAAGTGTTGAGTAATAACAGTGACATTGGCATTGTTCTCTTGACTGTTAATAATAAAAGGGAAGTTGGAAAAAAAGAGTCTGTGTTCTATATCAGTTGGCTTCCCAGATTTTTTAATAGGAAGTCCCCTTTCAgcatcaaaacatttttttataggCTACCACATGGGTAGTTATTGAACTTTGAGTATCTCTTGATTGAGAAATAAAGTACAAAGAATTCAGTAATGTGCttaaaataaatttgtacttTATAAATCATAATATCTCCTACGTGTACTTTATTCCATCTGTGTGGAGTTCTTAAAATAATGCCACACATTTGTTCAAGGGTGGAAACTAACAGCTGCTCTGTGCTATCCTGTATTTTGTTGAAATGTGTAGCTGGATTGTTTTAATTGAATAAAAGGGTCCACTGTTTCagattttacaatatttttatttattagaaattttCTGTGACTACAGATACTAATAACATTTTCGAAAAGTGTAAAGAACATGGTTTTAATTTGAggttcttctcccctcccctctcccaattCTCCATAATATGAAGGGGGGGAAGAAGCCTGTTTTTGTCTTGCCATTGGAATATTCTGACTCTCCTGGGAATGGGGGAGAAAGTAGAACTACCTACATAGGACAAAATTGAAAATACAGTTTCAGTGAAACATCTACCTGTGAGtgcttttttaacttcaaaaagtaagtgtgggggtggggatggggagatgaAATAGGGAGGGGAGTTGTTTGTGGGAGAGAGAAGGCAGattagaagggaaagactaccagATAGTCACTTAAATAATGTCATGGTAAAATTGACatcttcttttgtaaaaaaacaacagaaaatatccCATTTTTAACATGTAGattatgtattaaatattcaCCATGTATATACTGTAGAATATTTGAGAATAGCTTTATCAGAACAAATTTGATTTTCTTACTGTCAGCTacctttaagtttttatttttattggaaaactTTGAAAGAAACATTAGTTGAGGATGATGATTTTGTTATAGTCAatgaaattttaatgtttaatatttttttaaagttactgatTGAAACTCTTCCTTTCCTATTTAAAGATGATGAAAAAGATGAGCATACTTCTAAGAAGCGCAAAATAGAACTGGGAGAaccaacaaagaagaaaaaatagacaagaaTGACAAGAATCTTTGGACTGCAAAACTTGTTGAAATGGGTCTTTTTGGCAAATTAAGTTGATACTGTAAATTACTATGAAACAACATCTCcatgaaaatatatgttaattaactAATGAGTATTCTTGCCGGAACTTTCCACTgtagaattcattttttatttaaaaatatgtatttaaaactgAAATGGTGACTTGTGATTGTGTAATTGACAATGCTTGGAAGCATTCTTGCTACCGCAGAATTGGTGACATGCTTTGAGTTTCATCCCAAGTTGACATGCCAGTGTTCTATGAACCTTTTATAAaggagtatatttttaaagtaaatatattgTAATGTACTGTGATCTTGTAGGGTGCTTTTCAACAGTGTTTGTACAGTGTAAATAGATCATGGAAATAAATTTACCGATA
This region includes:
- the C3H1orf52 gene encoding UPF0690 protein C1orf52 homolog yields the protein MAAEEKDPLSYFAAYGSSSSGSSDEEDNSEPEETSRKGQDTAKSAGGYGNKAEKRLPGPDELFRSVTRPAFLYNPLNKQIDWERHVVKAPEEPPKEFKIWKSHYVPPPETYSTEKKPPPPELDMAIKWSNIYEDNGDDAPQNAKKARLLPEGEETVESDDEKDEHTSKKRKIELGEPTKKKK